AAGGAAAGAAATTTATCTTAACCTGGGAGaagaaaagtaaaagaataCTTAGATTTCAAGTGGAGGTTAGCTAATATCCAAAACTCCGATTTCTAGTGGAAGTCAGCTAATTGGAAGAGAAATTTGTGTGGTTCTAGTGATTCATATGCATTAATAAACCAAgaagtaatattttttgaatgtaGTATCAAACAATTGAGACAGTGATGAGAAACGGAGATGCATGAGAAAGAGACTTACTGCCATGGATCATCTCCGACAACCATCATGTCATTCTCACTGTCAGTGTACAAGATTCGCCACCCCTTGTTGGGATCTCTTAAGAGGTCTTCCATGTTGAAAAGCCTCTCCAACTCAACCAGCAAGTCGTCATAGCCATTCAATCTCGAGAGATCAATGGCTCGTCCAACCAAGCTGCCTTGTTTGTGAACCTTCACGCCATTTATTCAATATTAGCAATAGAGTCCAAAGAAAAAACAGTTCCAATTCGCTATGTGCAACTTATGGAAACTTACCTTAGTACAGCTCCTCTTACCAGAACTCTGCGAGCTAGGAGTAGATGGTTCTTTCGTCAAGGAAAAGCCAAACAGTTTACATGGAGCCTGTGCATTGAAGGAGTCGTCATTTTCATTCTTGAAATGGTTCTCTGGAATGGACACTTTAGACATCTCCGGTGGCCTCTGCTCATTTACAAACTTTGGCATTCCAACTTCTTCCCTCCTAACCACATTTTGGATTGAATTCTGGTTCAAGGTAGGATTTTCTCTTTGGAAATTAGTACTGTAGGAGGGAACCACGGGATCTTGTCCAGCTCTATACATCGCATTGTAAGGTAAAAACACATTCCTCGCCCCTTCAGAAGCGAGAGGATAGAAATTGGCTCTCGGCCTCTGATATGTGCCGAAAACATTGCAACCAAATTCAGGTTTTCCCCAAGCACCAAAATTAACATCACCTTTTCCAGTAAGGGATCTCAACGAGCAAATTTCTTGACCTTGCAAGACCTTTGGAAACCTATTGGATTCCAGAAAGCCTGTGTAGGTTGTTGGAGGCTGAGTTTTCACAAAGTCACCAACAATAATGTTCTCTACACCATTTGGCATGAGATTGTGACGAGCTACTCTTTGCAGCTCGAAATCCAGTGGGCGGACTGGTTTATCACAACCATAGGGAGGTGATATCAGACCTAAATTTTCTTGACCTTGCAAGACCTTGGAGGATCTTATTGACTCCTCAAAGTCTAAAAGAGCACTCCCTCctgataaaataacaaaatcggAATAAAAATGAACTTCAGTGGAATCACAACTTAATGAAAACACCAGCAACAACATACTCAGTGTAATCCCACACAGTGGGATCTGGGAGGGTAGTGTATACGTGTACGCAGACCTTCGTAGAGAGGCCTGTCTCCAACAGACCGTCgattcaaggataaaaaaagtCCAAACGCAGTACCCATACGACATAATGACAACATAATACAAAAGGATTTAGAAAAGTTAGATCAGTACCAGCAAAATGGCTGTCCAGTACTGATGGTGCCTGCTGACTAGTCCGCAGTTTCTTCAGTCTTGGTGAGGACTGAATGCTCAGTGGTGGTAAGGAAACTGAAGAATCAATTTCCCAAGGAGAAACCCGTTCCTGATGATTACTCATTATATCTTCATCCCATCTGACCTATTAAAGTTGATGACATAGGCACATATATCAAAAAGTTTATAAGTTGCTTAATAGGCCTTATACTTATTGTAACAGTTTTGTTTGGGAAGATAACTCAAAATATACAATAGGTGAATGTATTTAATTGTATTGCCGATAGCAAACTCTATTAGCCTTGACACGAAAAAATCAAGCAAGCAACTTATAACTAGCAAACTTTATCAGTCTTGACATgaaaaagaaatcaataaaGCATCTTACAACACCAGACCATTTAACAATTTCTCATCATATTTCAGTGAGAATAGTTTGATAATTCATGGCATGACCAATTTTTATGACCTGatcaaacaaaccaaaaaatatACGGTCCTTCCAGTGTTCCTAGAGGTATTCAACAAGCAGATTTACATGTTACAAGATCTCTAAGTAGAGCTGATCTAACTCACAAGGTAACACCGGCAGAAAATTCAAGAACATATATGCCTCTGTGAATAACAAGGGAGCAAAAAAATCGCCCTGAGATAAATAGAAGAACAAGTTCCAACCTATTCAAAAAAACATGAAGTGATAGGTGGAGCAATACCAACTACTCCCGTCGTTTTAATTTGCTTGTCTTACTTTCctatttagtttgtttaaaaaaagaatgccTCTTTCCTTTTATGGGAACTCTTCAGTTACAACTCTCCACATGATATGTTTATGACCACAAGACTAAAAGGCATTTTGATACATTCtacatatctttagtttaagacctcaagattcaaaagtctacTGTATTCTTTTAAACTTCGTACCAAGTCAAAACCAGACACAAATTGAAACGGAAGGAGTActtaaaaaacaacaaaatgatAACTATATGTCAGGCATACCATCAAGCATCTCCATTTAGAGTTGGGCCATCTAAAGGGATCCATATCGCTTATCCCAGTCACTACACCGCTGTACCTGCATGCAGTGATGGAATGTTTTTATTACAACAGAAACCAATGAAAGGAAGAAGAGCATATAATGGTATTTAGTAAGGATACAATTACCTTCTTTCAGGTGAATCATCCaaatcaaatttcattttaaatcttGTCCCAACAGGAATCCGAGAGTTGATGGCTTTCACGTACTTTTGGTAAGGTACAACGAAATCAGCATGACTTGCCCTACATtataagaaaaaacttttaacTCAAAATGATCTACGTAGCAATAAAAGAACAACAATAATATCTTGACAATTCGTGACACAAACTTCTGAAAGCTGCAGCAGTGACTAAAGAATAAACTTCACATGTTTTAAGATTCGGACTTGACTACAGTCTACAAGATTGCACATAATATGAGACTTTTTCGTCCACCAGAATATTTTACGAAAATCATAGTTCTTTGTTATTCCTTATTCCTTGGGAAATAAACGGTTTCATAATCAGGACAAGACTTCTGCTTGAAACACATGAATTGAAAGAAGCAgcagaaataataatttttctcatcCTCTCGACTGAATCAACCCTTCCATATTGTCAATGGTTTTACCAAtaggtaatatttttttaagtctgAATTTTCACACGTTGAATCAGGAGCATTAATATCTTTATACCAGTGAATCAAATTTCTTACATATCTAACAGAGATGCAAACTTCCTCGCCAACTTTATACACCATGGGTTCTTCCAAAAGAAATTTAGCTTCTGGGATGTAAAACTGGTTTCATAACATTGAAATAATTCACTTCGATGATATATTTAACTGTTaacattttcttattcaacTCAAACATGAAGAAAATCTGAATGAACAACATTGCATCGAATATGAACATCACTAAAAAGAGACAGCTGCTTCATTTCATAAATATGAAAAGGCAAAGTACTTCCCCTTTCCAGGTAAGTGCAGTTATATATATGATAGCACAGAGTGAAAGATTTGGGTCAACCTCAAAATCATCCTTTTGATGTTTTAGATGCTGACAATGAAATATGAACTAGCCGAAGTAGAGATTACCAGTAGACAAGTTGCTTTCCTAGCATTGACCTACTAGGAAATCTACTTGATATGAGCCACTACAGCATGCATTGCACTACATTTGCATAAAAAGACATGCATCTGAACCACTCAGTCTAAACGAATGAGTCTAAGTTGTCTCTCAACTGAAAAATTTTCATGAGATACCTGAAGTTCAGAATCAGAGGACTATTAGTTGGAAGATAATTGATGGTTTGGCAAACAGAAAGATCACTGCCTATAGAATGGATCAAATACCTGGGTACTAGTATAAGTTATGATACAAAAATAGACCTTAGGTCTAATTCAACCCCAAAAACTAGCTCATAAGGTGAGAATTCTCCAAGACCATATTAAGAGACTCCATACCTCTTTTTCTTTGAACATCTAGACTCCATACctattataaaaaggaaaagaggtTTTTCAACCCTAAATGACTGATGTGGGAACTCAACAGTCAACACCCCTGGCATGCCGAAAAAAATGGATTTTGGGTCTAACATAactccaaaagctagctcatgaggTGAGGATTGTCCAAGACAATATAAACAGATCTTCTCATCCCTAAATGACCAATGTGGGGAGCTCAACGAGTTACTACCCTCAATTATGTTTTGTTCTGCAGCTGATGCCACATAAATAAACAGAAAGCCACTAGTTGTGCCTCAATCTAGGAACAAactaacaaatataataaagatGGATCGCAATAAAGCCAAATATATTGCCACACTGCTATGAAACCATATCAGTTCATTTTGGAGCTCCCCAATTGTAATCTTCCAAATCTTACTTCATAATTCAGTGCATCATTACTATAACAACACAATATTTGTTAGCAATGATGGCAATCAGTGATGTTTCAGTGCTATCTCACTAAACCAATACAATCATTCTATCTACGACCTTTCAAGTAATTACAAACATTTAAACTGCAACATGATTACAAGTAGTACCACCCATAATCAACTTAGTTTGGATTTTTCAAAAGCATATTTATGTCAAATAAGTGAGTATAATATTATCACTGGATATCAAACTTCACACCATCAATACTAGCTTAGTTCCCAAGTTTGACAGTAAACAGTACAACTTTACTCCTCCAGAACTGTTTCCTTAAAGCAAAGCAAATCTTCTAATACAACTGATCTGCACGAAGAAGGCCTACACACCTACACCATTTGTATTTGTTAAGATATTAATTGGACACTAAAACGGTGGTATCCAAAACAAAGACAATTCATTTCAATCTCTGCAAATGACTGGTTGGATGGAA
The DNA window shown above is from Solanum lycopersicum chromosome 11, SLM_r2.1 and carries:
- the ARF4 gene encoding auxin response factor 4, whose amino-acid sequence is MEIDLNHALVSEVEKNVCCNEECDKGGGGGCVNCSLYTSTTSSCSSNVSSSSSLALTSIYKELWHACAGPLTSLPKKGNVVVYFPQGHMEEAVSAFPFSPVKIDLPTFGLQPQIFCRVEDVQLLANKENDEVYTQLTLLPLPESMAISLEGKEHEDSGTDEEGNGVNPGKSASHMFCKTLTASDTTTHGGFSVPRRAAEDCFPPLDYKEQRPSQELIAKDLHGVEWKFRHIYRGQPRRHLLTTGWSIFVSQKNLVSGDAVLFLRGEGGNLRLGIRRAARPRNGLPESIIKSQYSGPDVLSSVATALSAKSTFHVFYSPRASHADFVVPYQKYVKAINSRIPVGTRFKMKFDLDDSPERRYSGVVTGISDMDPFRWPNSKWRCLMVRWDEDIMSNHQERVSPWEIDSSVSLPPLSIQSSPRLKKLRTSQQAPSVLDSHFAGGSALLDFEESIRSSKVLQGQENLGLISPPYGCDKPVRPLDFELQRVARHNLMPNGVENIIVGDFVKTQPPTTYTGFLESNRFPKVLQGQEICSLRSLTGKGDVNFGAWGKPEFGCNVFGTYQRPRANFYPLASEGARNVFLPYNAMYRAGQDPVVPSYSTNFQRENPTLNQNSIQNVVRREEVGMPKFVNEQRPPEMSKVSIPENHFKNENDDSFNAQAPCKLFGFSLTKEPSTPSSQSSGKRSCTKVHKQGSLVGRAIDLSRLNGYDDLLVELERLFNMEDLLRDPNKGWRILYTDSENDMMVVGDDPWHEFCEVVSKIHIYTQEEVEKMTIEGISDDTQSCLEEAPAIMDVSKSSSVGQPDSSPTVIRI